From Acidobacteriota bacterium:
AACCTGGATGTTCCCGTGGAGGATTTGATCGTTCTCGTTGACGATGTCAATCTGCCATTGGGCACCGTGCGGGTTCGTTCGAAGGGCAGTGCGGGCGGCCACAATGGGCTGAAGTCGGTAATCGGCGCCCTGGAGACGGAACACTTTACGCGGATACGAATGGGGGCGGGACCTGGCAATCCGGCGGAGGATCTGGTCACCCACGTCCTTTCTCCTTTCTGTGAAAAAGATCAGGAAATGGTGGCGGGGATGGTCGATCGGACCGTAGAGGCGATTCGAGTCATCCTGAAAGAAGGCGTGGAGAAAGCGATGAACCTTTTCAATCGAAAGGTTCAAGCAGAGGAGCAGTGAGAATTTATGGCGAAATATGAAATGATGTTTATCGCTCGGACGGATGTTCCCGAGGAGGAAATCGACAAGCTGACCGCGCAGATGGACGCAGTGGTTTCAGGCGCCGGTGGGAAGACCGAAAAGATCGACAAGATGGGTCGCCGAAGGCTTGCTTACCGTGTGAAGAAACAGCGCGAGGGTTTTTATATCCTGTTTACCTTTGAAGGGAACGGCGACACCGTGCGGGAATTTGAGCGGAGGCTGAAGGTTACCGATTCCGTAATCAAGTTCCTGACCGTGCGTGTTGACGGGCGCGTGAAGGCGGCGGAAGCGAAACCTTCGCCGGACCGTCACGCAGCGCCGGCACCCGCCCCCGCCCCTTCCGAAGCCCCGTCCGGGACGGAAACGGCATCTCAGAATTAAGGGAGAGTAGCATCTATGGCATATGATCGATCAAAGTCGGCAGAAGGAAGTGGCGGAAGACGTCCGGCAGGTCCCGGAGGGCCAGGACGGCGGCAATACTTCCGTCGGCGCAAGGTCTGCAAGTTCTGCGTGGAGAAGATTGCTTTTATCGACTACAAGGACCTCAGGATGATCGGGCAGTTTGTTGCGGAGCGGGGTAAAATTCTTCCACGCCGGTTGACGGGGACCTGCTCGCCGCACCAGCGGGAGCTGACCCGGGCCATCAAGCAGGCACGCAATATCGCGCTGCTTCCTTTCGCAGCGGAGGTTTAACTTTCTTCCCGCCGGTTGAAGGCACGGCTGAAAGGTTGCGTGAGGATCGACAGCGAAAAACTTTGTATTGAAAGAGGCAGGATATGGAAGTCATTCTTCTTGATAATGTTGAAACGCTCGGATCGCGCGGCCAGATCGTCAAGGTGGCAAACGGCTACGGCCGGAATTATCTGCTGCCGAGAAAGATGGCGATCGCTGCAACCCCGCAGAACCGTAAGTGGATTGAGCAGCAAAGAGCGCGCTTCCTGAAGCTGGAAGCCAGGGAGCGGGGTGAATCCGAAGAGCTCGCCAAGTTGATGGAAGGCGTCACCGTCGTCGCGACGCGCCGTTCCGGCGAAAAGGGGCAGCTTTTCGGTTCCGTCACTGCCATAGACATCGAGGAAGGTCTTGCAGCCCAAGGCTACAAGATCAGCCGGCGCAAGATCCATCTGGGCAGCCCTCTGAAGTCCATTGGAGAGTTTGACGTTCCCGTCAGGCTGCACCGCGACGTTACCATTACGGTGAAAGTACGGGTGGAAACGGAAGGCGAGCCCGAAGTCAACCCGGAAAGCGAAGTCAATGCTGAAGCCGCCGCGGCTCAGCCCGCTGACGCGCCCGGGGCCGACGCTGACGCCAAAGCTGAAGCTGAAAGCGGCGAAACTGCTCCAAAATCTGAGTAACTGCTGATCCTCTTGCTATCCTGGCATTGCTGGAATTTTTTGTCAGAAGCCCGGTCACGAGAGTGGTTTTTGTTTTTCCCCCGCGCTGGTATAATCTGCTCATTCGACATCTTTGGATTCGATCTCCATGGCAAGCACTACCGTCAGCGAGAAAGCCTTTCCCCACAACCTTGAAGCCGAACGCGCATTGCTGGGCTCCATCCTGCTGGACAACGGCGTCTTGAATCAGGTCCTGGAAATTATCGATTTAAACGACTTCTTCTCAGATGGGCACCGTACCATCTTTGAAAAGATGCTGCTGCTTTCTGAGAAGAGCCGGACCATAGACCTGGTGACGCTTTCCGAAGACCTTTCGCGCGAGGGGATGCTGGAGAAAGTGGGCGGGGCCGGATATCTGGCCGCGCTGACGGACGGGATTCCGATCGGCGTCTCAGCCAGCATTGATGAGTATTCGCGCATTATCAAAGAGAAATCGCTGGTCCGGCGGCTTATCAACGCCTCAAACAATGTCATCACCCGATGCTTTGAGGGGGTTGATGATCCCGAAACGCTGATCGACCTGGCCCAGGGACAGATTTTTGAAATTGCCGAGAAAAGAACACAATCCGGCTTCCTTGATATCCGCCAGATTGTTAAGACAAGTTTTGGAGACCTTGACAAGCTGCTCGACCGGGGCCATCGTGTCACCGGGATTGAGACCGGATTCGTCGAGCTGGACAACATGACCTCCGGGTTCCAGCCTGGCGAGTTAATCGTTCTTGCCGCGCGGCCTTCGCTGGGAAAGACAGCCCTGTGCTTGAACATTGCTGCGCACGCCTGCATCAATTGCGGAAAGAAAGTCGGCATCTTCTCGCTCGAAATGAGCAAGGAGTCGCTTGCACTCCGGCTGCTCTGCTCAGAGGCGCGCATCGACAGCCACAAGCTGCGGACCGGTTTCACCACTCGCGAGGACTGGCCCAAAATGACACAGGCGCTTGGCCGCCTGGCGGAAGCGCCGCTCTATATTGAAGACACACCGGCCTTGAGCATCATGCAGATTCGTGCCAAGGCGCGAAGGCTGAAGGCCGAAAAGGGTTTGGACATGGTGATTATTGATTACCTTCAGCTTGCCACCGGGCACGGACGCTATGAAAACCGCACCCAGGAAGTCAGCTATATTTCGCGCGGGCTCAAGAGCATTGCTAAGGAGCTGAATGTACCCGTCGTGGCCCTTTCGCAGCTGAGCCGCGCCCCTGAGCAGCGCCCGGGACAGAAACCGATGCTTTCTGACCTGCGTGAATCTGGCTCCATTGAGCAGGATGCCGACGTCGTGATCTTTATCTTTCGCGAGCGCCGGTCAAACGAAGACAGCGAGGAGATTGCCGGAGAAGAAACCAAGCTCATCATCGGAAAACAACGCAACGGGCCTACTGGAGAAATCCCAATCGTTTTCATTAAGTCATATGTCCGTTTTGAAAATATGGCTACGGGCCGCGAAGACGAATCCTATTAGCTTTCTTTCTAAGTCAACGCTCACTTCGTCTTGGCAGGAAGCTCCTTGAAGAAGAGAGAAGAATGATGAAAGAGCCGTGGTGGTTGCGAGTGATCGGCTTGGCGGCCCTCCTTTCTGCCGTTGCGCTTGTGGTGAGAATCGCCATTTACCCCGGCCTCTTCAGGATGCCGTCGATGCTGCCTTTCCTGGTGGCGTGGACGATTGTGACCGTTGGATTATTCGTGGCCTGGGTGATGATCAGAGGGATGATTTGGGTAGCAAACCGCAGTGCACGGGCGCAGGCGGCGATAACGTGCGATGTGCTAGCTGAGCTGGTGAAGAGGATGCAGATGCTGACAGGAACTGCTCCGGAGGCGCCTGAAAGCGGTGCCTGGGAAAATCCCCCAACTGGTATTATCTGCGACACGTGCGGCCGGCCCAATGCCATGCTGCATTGCGAGAAGCACAAAGCGACCCTTTGCTTTCCGTGTACCGGAAAGCATGACGCAGAAGACTGCTCGTACATAGCCGCTGACCGCTTTGTTCAGGGACCGCAGAGGCAGACCAGGCAAACGAAGACCCTGGGCAAACTGCTTGGAATATGATTCTCCTTTTCACCCAGACCGGGACTGCCCCGGGAGAATCGTTGAATTGGCCCAATCCCCAGAGAGGGACCAACTTTTGAGTGATCGTGCTATCGGGGCTTTATAACGCCGAGTGAAAACAAACACCCAAAACCTGTTGCGGCCAACCTGGGCGGAAATCTCGCTTCCCAGACTCCGCAGGAATTTTGATTATGTGCGGCGTGTGGCAGGCCTGCGCCGTGTGATGGCGGTAGTGAAGGCCGATGCATACGGGCACGGCGCCGTAACGATTGCCAAAACGCTGGCGGCCGCCGGCGCCGAGTGGTTCGGCGTAGCCACCGTGGAGGAAGCCCTCGAGCTGCGTGCCGCCGGCATCGAACAGCCGGTCCTGCTGCTGGGCGGGCTTTACATGAGCGACCCGGCACACCTGATCGAGTATCGGCTGACCCCAACACTGTCTTCCACGGCCCGCCTCGACACTTATTCCGAGTGCGCACGGCGCTTTGGCAAGCCGATTGGGTTCCACCTGAAAGTTGATACGGGAATGGGTCGCCTGGGGCTGCCGCCAGACCGTCTGCAGGTCTTCGTGGACCACTACCGCGAGCTTCCCGGCCTCGACATGAAAGGCCTGTTTACGCACCTTGCTTCCGCCGAAGACCTGGTTGCGTCGCAGACGGAAGACCAGGCTGCAAGCTTCAAAAAAGTGGTGCGCCAGGTGCGCGAGCTTGGCATCAATCCCGAATGGTTGCACGTGGCGAACAGCGCCGCGCTGGTGGCGGGCTGGCCTCTTACGGAAAACATGGTGCGTGTTGGCGCGCTTCTTTACGGCTATTGCCTCCCACTGATGCTGCCGCCCGGCAGGCAAGGACCGGAGCTGCCGCAAGTTGAGCCGATCCTCACGCTAAAGTCGCGCGTCGTCTTTTTAAAGGATGTTCCCAGCGGCACTCCGCTCGGTTATGGAGCGGCTTTCCACACGCGGCGCCGCTCGCGCATCGCCACGGCGCCGGTTGGTTATGCTGACGGATTGAGCCGCGCCCTTTCCAACCGCGGCAGGGCGATCGTGCGCGGCCGCGTCGCCCGAATTGTGGGCAACATCAGCATGGACCTCACGCTGCTGGACGTGACGGACGTTCCGGGGGTGGACATCGGCGATGAGATCATCCTGCTGGGCCAGTCGGACCACTGCTCGATTACGGCGCTTGAAATCGCCGACCTGGTGGGTACGGTCCCTTATGAAATTCTTTGCTCGATCGGCAAGCGCGTCCCGCGCATCTATCTGGATTCCTGACGCGCCACTTCCTCAGATTCCTTCACCGGCTTGCCTGGGCTAGCATATTGCCGCTCCCCGTTTTGATACCACTTGCTGACCACTTCCATCGCTGGCTTCCCCCACGGAGTCAGGGAAGCGTCTTTGGGGCCGCCAAATCCGTTCGTTCCAACTTTCCACCAGTACATGCCTTCGAACCACGGCTGGCCATAGAAGGCCTGAAAAATTGTGCGGTAGCATCGAGCCTGGAGTTGAAGGTCAGCTTCGCCAGGCTTTCCGTCTGCCCACGGGCGACGATTTCCCCCATGCGCGCTGGGGAAGCCAACCTCGGTGAAAATGACGGGTTTGTGGAACCGCTTCTCGATGGCTTCGACCTTCTCGACCAGGGTCCCAGTGGCGAGATCATCAGGCAGCGGGTAGTATTCCTGCAGGCCGATGTAGTCGAGCGCGTCCCAAAATCCAAGGTTCTGAAACTCCTCCCCAAAATTCGCCGCGTAGGTCACGGGTCCGCCGTATACCCTGCGGACGTTCGCGATGATTTTGCGCCATTCTGAGTCGTAGCGCGACATGCGGACGAATTCGCCGCCAACGCAGAACACGTCCGCGTGGATTTCTGTGGCAAGCTCTGCATATCGGTCGATGAATCTGCCGTAATTGTCGAACCACTTTTCCCTGTCAGCTTCGGTGGTGAATTCGATCTCGCCGCCAAAGTGCCCGCGGATCCAGATGCCGGGCTTCAGCATCACCCTGGTTCCGATGGCATGGGCCAGCCGCGAGAGTTCGCGCAGGCCCTCGTCACTTTCCCAACTGTGCTGCCCGAATGCGCGCACTTTCGGCGAACCAAGCTGCATTCCGCCGTAGGGCACCAGCGCCACGGCGTTCACGCCATCCGCGTGCAGCATGCGGAGCATCTGCCGCGCGCCAGGGCTGGCATAAGGATTTGGAAACTCCGCGGAAAGGCTAACCCCCTTCTGGAAAAAGATTTTTTCATATTGAGCGTTTAAGGGAATCGGCGGAAGCTTGCTGATTTCCGCCTGATTGGCCTGCTCCCGGCGCTGTTGGAAAGCGTGGACAATCATCGGGCCGGCCGAAGCGACGCTCATGACAAGCAGGATTGTGACGGAAATCCCTGTGAGGATGGCCTTCGCGCCAAATGGCTTTGGGCCTCGGCGGGAAGCCGTTGGAGCACGGAAGCCTGCAAGCAGCGCCGCAATGGCCGTGGGTGGAGCAAGCATCCAGAGGAAATCCCGGAGGTGGGATGCCTGAAGAAGGTGGAACAGCAGCCAGAGCAGCAAAGGCATCAGCGTGGCGCAAGCCCATAATCCCCCCAGCCTGGCCCAATCTCCGCAGCCATCCCAGGCGGCCGACATCCAATAAAGGCCAAGGCAGAGCACGGCAAAAAAGAAGATTGACGAAAAAATGAGCGGCGCACTGACATGGACAGGTCCTCGTAAGCGTGCGAACGGCATAACGAGGGCAACATCCGCAAGCACGGCAACGGTCAGGCCCCCAATGATGCGGCGTGCAGATCCTGCGTGAACCAGGGCGATGGCAATTGCCGCCGCCATTGGAAGCAGAATCCAAAAAGAGGGTGAGGAAGCAAAAAATGAGTGGGAGGCATCGGCATGAACCGAAGGGTTGGAAGGCGCGCTCCAGAGCATGAGGCCGACAGCCGTTATGCGAAGGCCGACGATGCGCTCACCGGAGAATGTACTGCGGAGCAAGGCCGGAAGCGTCCAGAAGCAAGACGCAGCGAGCCAGAGGGCCGGATAGTAAAAAGCCGCGCATAAAATCCAGGACCTTGTCCAGCGCATAGCACCTCAAATTTCGTTGTCTGGTCCCGCAAGAGTTTTGGGAAACGCGGCTCGACGCCCCTACCATGAGCCCGGTCCTCATTCTAAACCGCGGACGCGAACCGGCCACTAGCTTTTCCTGCCTGCTCCGAACAATTCCGGGAATGTCTTGCGGTAGATGGACATGCCGAGCGCCGCGTTCATTCCCATTTCTTCAAGCGCGCGAATTTCGTCATCGGTTGTAATGCCGCCGGCGGCCGTGATGGGCAAGCTGGTGACGGCACGCAGCGATTGAAAATATTCGAGGTCGGTACCCTGCAGCTTTCCTTCCCCATCGATGTAGGTGCATAAAAATTCCGAGCAATAAGGCTCAAGCTGTGGAAGGACTTCGGCGGGCGCCAACGGAAGAGTTTCTTTCCAGCCGTGGATGGCCACGCGCTTGCCGAAACAATCGACACCGATCATCAGCTTCTCTCGCGAAATGCGGCCGGAAAGCGCCCGGAGGAATTCCGTGTTGATTCCTTTGGAGGTGAACGCCGAACTGCCCACGATGATCTTGTGCGCCCCGTCCTGGTCAACCTGGAGGGCGCGCTCGACGCTGCGGATGCCGCCGCCCACTCGGCAGGGCTTGCGCCGGCACAACTCGCGAACGATGTCAGCTTGCGAATCGCGGCCCATGGCGCCATCGAGATCAATCACCTGAATTTGCGGATAGTCCTTAAATTTTTCAAGCACCGCAAAAGGGTCAGGCAGC
This genomic window contains:
- a CDS encoding aminoacyl-tRNA hydrolase is translated as MKLIVGLGNPGYEYHLTPHNLGFMAVDRLAEICRAEFSRREARAKVAPTRFHGEQVILAKPQTFMNLSGASVSGLLRNLDVPVEDLIVLVDDVNLPLGTVRVRSKGSAGGHNGLKSVIGALETEHFTRIRMGAGPGNPAEDLVTHVLSPFCEKDQEMVAGMVDRTVEAIRVILKEGVEKAMNLFNRKVQAEEQ
- the rpsF gene encoding 30S ribosomal protein S6, whose protein sequence is MAKYEMMFIARTDVPEEEIDKLTAQMDAVVSGAGGKTEKIDKMGRRRLAYRVKKQREGFYILFTFEGNGDTVREFERRLKVTDSVIKFLTVRVDGRVKAAEAKPSPDRHAAPAPAPAPSEAPSGTETASQN
- the rpsR gene encoding 30S ribosomal protein S18, whose amino-acid sequence is MAYDRSKSAEGSGGRRPAGPGGPGRRQYFRRRKVCKFCVEKIAFIDYKDLRMIGQFVAERGKILPRRLTGTCSPHQRELTRAIKQARNIALLPFAAEV
- a CDS encoding 50S ribosomal protein L9 — translated: MEVILLDNVETLGSRGQIVKVANGYGRNYLLPRKMAIAATPQNRKWIEQQRARFLKLEARERGESEELAKLMEGVTVVATRRSGEKGQLFGSVTAIDIEEGLAAQGYKISRRKIHLGSPLKSIGEFDVPVRLHRDVTITVKVRVETEGEPEVNPESEVNAEAAAAQPADAPGADADAKAEAESGETAPKSE
- the dnaB gene encoding replicative DNA helicase, encoding MASTTVSEKAFPHNLEAERALLGSILLDNGVLNQVLEIIDLNDFFSDGHRTIFEKMLLLSEKSRTIDLVTLSEDLSREGMLEKVGGAGYLAALTDGIPIGVSASIDEYSRIIKEKSLVRRLINASNNVITRCFEGVDDPETLIDLAQGQIFEIAEKRTQSGFLDIRQIVKTSFGDLDKLLDRGHRVTGIETGFVELDNMTSGFQPGELIVLAARPSLGKTALCLNIAAHACINCGKKVGIFSLEMSKESLALRLLCSEARIDSHKLRTGFTTREDWPKMTQALGRLAEAPLYIEDTPALSIMQIRAKARRLKAEKGLDMVIIDYLQLATGHGRYENRTQEVSYISRGLKSIAKELNVPVVALSQLSRAPEQRPGQKPMLSDLRESGSIEQDADVVIFIFRERRSNEDSEEIAGEETKLIIGKQRNGPTGEIPIVFIKSYVRFENMATGREDESY
- the alr gene encoding alanine racemase yields the protein MKTNTQNLLRPTWAEISLPRLRRNFDYVRRVAGLRRVMAVVKADAYGHGAVTIAKTLAAAGAEWFGVATVEEALELRAAGIEQPVLLLGGLYMSDPAHLIEYRLTPTLSSTARLDTYSECARRFGKPIGFHLKVDTGMGRLGLPPDRLQVFVDHYRELPGLDMKGLFTHLASAEDLVASQTEDQAASFKKVVRQVRELGINPEWLHVANSAALVAGWPLTENMVRVGALLYGYCLPLMLPPGRQGPELPQVEPILTLKSRVVFLKDVPSGTPLGYGAAFHTRRRSRIATAPVGYADGLSRALSNRGRAIVRGRVARIVGNISMDLTLLDVTDVPGVDIGDEIILLGQSDHCSITALEIADLVGTVPYEILCSIGKRVPRIYLDS
- a CDS encoding 1-(5-phosphoribosyl)-5-[(5-phosphoribosylamino)methylideneamino] imidazole-4-carboxamide isomerase, with translation MIIPCIDLMGRKVVQLVQGKSKAIELPDPFAVLEKFKDYPQIQVIDLDGAMGRDSQADIVRELCRRKPCRVGGGIRSVERALQVDQDGAHKIIVGSSAFTSKGINTEFLRALSGRISREKLMIGVDCFGKRVAIHGWKETLPLAPAEVLPQLEPYCSEFLCTYIDGEGKLQGTDLEYFQSLRAVTSLPITAAGGITTDDEIRALEEMGMNAALGMSIYRKTFPELFGAGRKS